The Porphyrobacter sp. LM 6 sequence GCGGGCCTTCGATGGGGAGGCCCAACTCGTCCGCCAGCATGCCCGTCTGCCCGCAATGGTCGAGATGCCCGTGAGTGACGAGCAGCTTTTCGAGCGTCACGCCCGCCTTGGCGACGCCCGCCTTAAGCTTGTCGAGATCCCCGCCAGGATCGACCAGCGCGCCTTTCATCGTCTTGGTGCACCAGATCAGCGAGCAATTCTGCTGAAGGGGCGTCACCGGGATGATCGCGGCGCGCATGGGGAGTTGGGGGGTGGCGGTGTCGGTCATGATGGTGGGCTTAAATCCTCCCTCCCTTCCACACAACCCGCCCGATGATCGCCACTTCCTCGGCCGCCACCTCCACCGGCGGGTAGGCGAGGTTCTGGGATAGCAGCGCCAGCCGCCCTGCCCCCATGCTGGCGACGCGCTTCACCATCAGCGTATCGCCGAGCCGCACCACGTGGATGCCGTCGCGGAAGGCGCGCGGGCTGCAATCGACGAGGATTTCGTCGCCATTGTTGAGCAGCGGCTCCATCGAATCCCCCTCGACCGTGATCGCGGATAGCTGCGCGCGCTCCAGCCCCTGTTCGGCGAGCCAGCGGCGCGAGAAGCGGAAGGTGTCGAACGCGGCTTCATCCCCCGCCACCC is a genomic window containing:
- a CDS encoding S24 family peptidase is translated as MKETQQMTLETLSGPRARLLELSQKRGVSLSALSDLLGRNPSYLQQFIRKGSPRKLEEQDRATLARFFGVGEEELRDVKDNSYTAPIKPRESGEWVDVPRLDLGASAGPGRVAGDEAAFDTFRFSRRWLAEQGLERAQLSAITVEGDSMEPLLNNGDEILVDCSPRAFRDGIHVVRLGDTLMVKRVASMGAGRLALLSQNLAYPPVEVAAEEVAIIGRVVWKGGRI